Within Citrus sinensis cultivar Valencia sweet orange chromosome 1, DVS_A1.0, whole genome shotgun sequence, the genomic segment ATTGGTGGCTTGGTGAGATTTGTGTTATTTAGTGTGTACGatattttaacctttttttgcAATGAAGTCTTAggagttgtttgtttttacctATGGCGttaaaatataacttatttgaaaaaaaaatcatgaatcaTTTATCTTAAAATGCAACAGCACCGGGTGcaggaaataaaattaaaaagaaaatctaagAAGATGAAATTAGACTTGCAGCGGATCAAATGATCATCGAAAGAGTGTAATTGTTTTTGCTTTCCCAATTCCAATCTATTAATATTATGGTTTAAGCAAATCGACTTGTccaaattaatagaaaacgATTCTCCAAAAACTAGTATACTGTTTTTCTTAGACATTGCATTCCGCCATGATTATCCCAATAAGCCTCTAATGGTGACTTGCCGATCACATGAACTTTTCCTAAATCCCTGCTTCTACCCacactgtaaaattttatttgaatctGTTGCATGCTGAAGCAAATGAAGGGCGGAACCCTTCTGCATCGACGATTCTTCGGGTTCCAATTTCACTCCAGGAGTAGTCCTGAATGAGAGACCTTTAAATAACACTCCGATGACTGTAAAAGAAGGTGATTATTGGAAGAATTTTAACGAGGCCAGTGCTAAGTTATGTTTAACGTAACTTAGCGCGCGTGCACACAGCAATAGTGGTAGATCCCACCGATAGGTACTGTTGCTGTGTGTGGGTGtaagttacgttaaacgtaacaTAGGAATCCTTTTAACAAAAATGTTTTCCTATTGTCCTGCAAATCAATGTTGTTCTTGCGTCGAAATCCGCGCAAGAATATTGAGGCTTTGTTGTAGCACATTTTCGGGAAGCGCGCACACGCTATATTAAGAGCTTGCTTACAGTATAGATATGGCATTGTGACTGTTAGTTTGTTTTCTGAAAACGGGTTTATGAAAGTGAAGCAAAACCCTCATGTGTATCAGGCTTATCCAAGAAGTCGTAGACAAAGTTTATCCGAATCTTTACGGGGCCTTTGCTGGGATTGGAACTTCTTAGCAGAACCTGGAACCCGATACTAGCACCCAATAAAGAAGAGTCCTGGTATATTTCAGTGTTTTTGGGAaactgaattatttttatgttttaagaTAGGCATGCTGAGTAGCCAAAGAACTAAGCTTATGGTATAAAGAGTGTTCTAAgtcaatttcttattaattttgattaagttTGTTGGTAATTTTGACAGAGTAAAGGCCGGAGACTTAAACCAAGCAAAAGGTAATCGACAATTCTTTAGATGTAGCAATGGCCCTGTTTACCATTTTGCACTACCTTTAACTACACATTAgcacaatctttttttttctttttttttcctaatattaacaattaaaaattttgaattttctaaaTCAACCTTATGATACTACAATTCAACATGTGGGGAGGTGGTTAACCACTTACAATACCGTCGGACGGTTTCATATTAGCACAGTCCTAAATTTAAGAACCCAACCCCAATTTAGGTAGTATATAGGTTGAAAGGAAAGTGCTTTATCACCAAATTATTATTGAGTGGTTTTCTTACAACACAATCATTAACTTAGTGAACTTCTGGAGTACTCGGACTCTAGGCATCACACAATTCTTCAACTTTAGtagagaaaatggaaaagCTAAAGGCCAGGTAAGATGCCGTCTTTGTTTACTAAAACCACTTTCAAAAAGCAAACATATAGCACATTTAGAGCTACAGCTAGGGTTTAGGTAAAAAGACAATCGAAAGAGTTGGAGAATAAGCACTGTAAAAGACAAGTTGCCAGCAGGCAGCAGCAATAATGCATTGAAGAACGGTAAGTGATTTTGAATTGTGCCACTCACAGTCACAGATTCCACATTGGGCCTCAAAAATTGCTGGGTGAACGAGCAAATTGTGCATGCACTCTTTGCTCGCGTCTCTAAAGGTTCCAATTTATATGTATCAAGCCgagctttctttttttttttttttttttttttttaccaatgGGTCTTTGGTCCAGTGGGAGAGCCCTTGCACTTAGAATAATGAGTGCAagggttcgagcctccatGAAAGCATTTATGGGGCTTATTTACAAtccttcctcaattatcaaataattgagtggagccaATCTATTCCTCACAAAAGGTGAGTAGAGTGGACagccctcgaatatttgagagggtttgaagaatttgggcaGCACTTCAGAGGAGTACATGCCACGATGAAGGTCCCAATTGTAGAatctgtttgtaaatattaattgtaatacttACAATCCTGTAtaacagtattaaaaaaaaaaaaaaagccgagctttttttttttattgccaaTTTAGTAGGGAGTTGGTAACCCGTAACCCATATGATCAAAATcggaaaatataaaatcaaccGTCAGACTTCACCACTCAGCATTACCCCCAGTGGGACCATGTGATGTTAGGCCACAAAATCTCACTGCATGAAAAAACCTTAAGTGCTTTAATCACCGTCCATTTCAATCAAAACCAGGGGCCAGAATCCCATTCCTCGTATAGTCCTAAAATGACAGTcacaaaaaaaagggaaaatttaAGTTCAAGTTATAGAAGTAACAccttatcatttttcttttttcttttttaacttcaGTAGTAAAAATATGCATTTCGGACATATAAGATGCTCACAATTAATATGTCTCTTTTAACAGATTCGCAACAAGTCGATcattcatcaattgttcaGAGATTTGGCATGTCATCGATATGTCAATCGACATGTCGATCTCATTCACTTGCTCAGGGTGCAATGTctatttttaactaataaaacaagaaaatataaaaataataaatgagttacTTTTATACATTCAGCATAACTTTAGACCATTTctgcaaatttctttttaaaaaaaatgtaaagaaagtgaaaaaaaacacacattttATCCACACTGGAAGTGGGAACAAACTCTTCTTCACTGAGAACAGAACAGAGACCGAAGAAACGAAAATGGCTCTCACTATAAACACCAACCCGCAAAAGCCCAACGGCGAAATCGAAGAGACAATCTCCTTCCCCCGATTCGACGTCGTGTCAGACGTGTCCGACCACCACTACATCACCTCAAGCTTCACAAAAAAGAACGGCAGGGATCACTTCCCAGCGGGGTCCCACAAGAAGATCATGCAAGAGTGGAAAATCCTCGAAAAGCACTTACCCGAATCCATATTCGTCCGGGTTTACGAGAACCGGATCGATCTCCTTCGCGCCGTCATAGTCGGCACCGCCGGCACGCCGTACCACGACGGACTCTTCTTCTTTGATCTCGCCTTCCCGGCCGATTACCCGAACCATCCGCCTATGGTGCATTACCGCTCATTCGGGTTGCGGCTCAACCCGAACCTATACGCGAACGGGCGGGTCTGTCTGAGCTTGCTGAACACGTGGACGGGGAAGAAGAGCGAGAAATGGAACCCTGACGAGTCGACGGTGCTTCAGGTTTTGGTCTCCATTCAAGCTCTTGTTTTGAACGAGAAACCGTATTTCAACGAACCGGGTCACGGAATGTGGCCGGGTCGGAGTATTTGGGAGAAAAAATCAACGGCGTATAATGAAGACGTCTTCATTTTATCTTGCAAGTCGATGACATTTTTACTTCGTAACCCCCCGAAGAATTTCGAGGGTTTTGTGAGGAGTCATTTTAGAGAACGAGGTCACGTGATTTTGTCAGCTTGCAAGAGTTATTTAAGTGGTCACGTGAGAGTTGGGTATTATCTGAACGAGGGGTCGTCTGGTGGTGGCGCTTCTAGTCCTGGACCCGGTGGTTGCGTTGACGTGTCCGAGAAGTTTCAGGGCTTGATTGTGCAGTTGTATCCCGAGCTAGTAACGGCGTTCAGCAGAACCGGGGCTTCTTTGGGGAGTTTAACGGAGCAGGTTAAGTTTGAGAGGAAGACGGTGCCGTTTAAGGGAGAAGGAGTTTTGAAgcagaaaaaagagaagaatacAAGTGGGATTGCACGCAAGGTGTTTGGAAAAATTAAGGTGGCCTTGggattgaagaaaaatgggGTTATTAAGGTAAATAATTAAGTCGAAATGAAGGGGCAAAGTGGGGATCTGCAAACTAGGTAAATAATAGGAATTCTTTCGggattttgttgattttaatgataattatatGTTTCACTTCttgttcataattttaatgctttattgaAAGTTAAAACAAGACGATAAAGAAGATGTGTTTGCTTTGAAGTTTGTTCATTTGTTGTTGTTAGCTGTAGCTTTAACTTTGGCTTGAGGCTTACTAATGATTTGATTTACTTGAAAAGTTAATTTCCTAAGGCGCCTGAGACAAGCACATGTAACACAATAATAGTGGTCCGGCAATTCATACACGTAATCTTTACTAATTagctttagaaaaataaaggtacAAAATGAAGATTGAGCATATTCCCAGTTCCTAGGGTCGTAGTTAGCGGAATAAATTCCGTTGCACTTATCGGATTACGATAAAAGTTTGTAttcaaactaataaaaatcGGGTTTAAAAGTGTTTTTCACAGTTGGAGCTCATTCATGACTACCTTGTggttcagataaaaaaaaaactaacgaAAATAGTATACATGCCATCTTAACACATGaccatttataattattcttacATTAGTTGggatataaattaaagaacaaTGTCTCAATAGATGtttaaaattgagaaatattgtaatttaataaaattactaaataattatatttcttaCTTCTAAAATTATACCAACAAAAACACAATTAGTTACAAACATATctttaaatcttaataaaaattctacaaTCAATGTTTAAatattccaaaataaaaaaaaaaagtctaaaaacaaagaaaggaaatagtTGCTTAGTATATTGAAATATAAACAGTAGATAACCCTCCACCAATCCACGGCACTTCAAACCCCAGGATTCCGTTACTTGACCGATCAAACTCAACATCCTCTCCATTCAAAATAATCTCTCTAGGCTTTTCACTTGAGTAAGCCAAGAATTTGCCTGTTCCCTTAACCTTAATCTTCACATTGTAAAGCCCCCCTTTGCTTACATACTCAAGGAACTCAATTGCCCCCCCACTGTTGAACATATTCTCAAGGCCAATAGGTGCAAATTTAGCCCTCTCGTTGAGCCTGTGCACAGGGGAGATTGTGAATAGCTCAAAGGAAGATGGTTGCAGAGTGATATTGATTTGCTCATTGGATTTTACTACGGTCAGATTATCAGATTTGTGAAGGTACACCGCAAATTGCTCGGTGTTTCTGTACACCGCTGTTGAGTCTTTTTGCTC encodes:
- the LOC102616731 gene encoding putative ubiquitin-conjugating enzyme E2 38, encoding MSYFYTFSITLDHFCKFLFKKNVKKVKKNTHFIHTGSGNKLFFTENRTETEETKMALTINTNPQKPNGEIEETISFPRFDVVSDVSDHHYITSSFTKKNGRDHFPAGSHKKIMQEWKILEKHLPESIFVRVYENRIDLLRAVIVGTAGTPYHDGLFFFDLAFPADYPNHPPMVHYRSFGLRLNPNLYANGRVCLSLLNTWTGKKSEKWNPDESTVLQVLVSIQALVLNEKPYFNEPGHGMWPGRSIWEKKSTAYNEDVFILSCKSMTFLLRNPPKNFEGFVRSHFRERGHVILSACKSYLSGHVRVGYYLNEGSSGGGASSPGPGGCVDVSEKFQGLIVQLYPELVTAFSRTGASLGSLTEQVKFERKTVPFKGEGVLKQKKEKNTSGIARKVFGKIKVALGLKKNGVIKVNN